TTGGGGCATATGAAAAGTGGAAAATTAGGTTAAATGCCCCTTCCACTAATTATTACTAGTACCTAGATATATAAAGGCCTAGCTGCAATGTATGGTAAAACCATCGCAAAGAAAGGAGGTATCAAATGTAGGGACTCAAATTGAAATGAGTAAACCCTTAAGTTAGTGCATAAAAACTGGTCATATTAGTTTTTAAAGATATACAAAGCGTTCCACACCTTTTTTTGTGAAATATATACACATCATGGTCAAATTAATTCTTTACTTTGTTAGCTAAAAGACTCATTGGAGGGCAAAATGTACACTTCAAAtactaattttcatttttaaagacTTTGTGTGTGTTTGGTTTTCACATTTAGTCGCAGAAACATACATCCTGAGGCTCACGTTTTCTCGTCTTAGAAAGTGTTtccacaataaaatgcaaagcCAAACACGCTATTATATATTTGTAGGTTGTAACTCCTGTAAGATATTATGCATGATCAAACAACTCCTATAACACCTGTTAAATTTagtctttttaataaaattttcaaatggaGGATGCTCATCTACAAAGAAATGATTCTCAATCCAAGATTCATATGAAACTTAGGCAGCGCTTTATACCAAGCTAGCCAACCACACTTTTCGACAATGTTGGATCAACATaatatctttaattaaaatattttctatcattCTATAATTGTATCAACATTGGAAATGCCAATTAACTATGTTAAGTAAATGTCCTATCTTTTCAACATATATGGCAAAATCCTTCACAACAAAATCCAAATGGAAAAACATCTCCATCTGTGAACTTGTTTTCACAGAAGCAAAAATAAGGCTGAAAAAGAAGAGAGGCGAAAGAATAAGGAAGGTCgtagaaacaaataaaaaatgctaCAAGATGAAGGATATTTCTATTCAGGGTAAGGTTGCATCGTTATCAACACTTGCTCCAAGCAAGTCATCATCGTAGGAAACAGGTATCCTTAATCTGTCACGAACAGGAATGCGTTTCTCTTGAGAAACTGAGGGCTCATGCTGATCATCAATTTTCGATGCACAAGAAGGATTTTCAGAATCATTGTCCTGATGAACGCTAGAAAATGTACACGGCACCCCTTGAGAAGAATCCTCCATTTTTTGCATGGGTGGCGGCTTAATATATGGCTGCCTGAATTGCTTCTGTATTATTATCAACAGGATGAGCAATaagaaaatgaactaattaTTGCAAAGAAAATAATGATCTGAATGGGCTTGGTTGATCATTAATTGACTATTTTAAAAAGCAACTGAGCAAAACTAACACATCAAAAGCAGCAGCTACTATCATTGATGAAAGATGCAGTTGAAAACTATCTAAACAGTAGTCTTGGctaataaagactaaaaaatgataatatcaaacaaaaaatcTCCTCCAATTTATATGCCTGTTATTTCAGAAATCAGAGAAACATTAAAAGTCATGAACAAGTTTCATTCTTCTGGTATCAGTTTAATAGCCACCAGCTTCAGCCTAATATATGGAATTTCTGCCATAAGACTAATTGTATGCATAGTTAGACACATGTTTTCACAGATTTAACTTTGTCCAGTTACTATTTTCATGTTTGGGTGCTGTTAAGTAAAACTACTTTTAGTCTTCAAAACCCATTAGACTAAAAGTGGAAAAAAATGGACTTTTGCATtgtattgttaattttatagtAAGTTTTTACTTTTGCAttgttttgataattttatagtaattttatagtatttttgagataaaagtttCCAAACATAAACTACTTCACTTCAGACTCatgtattaattaaatcaattttgaaaattcAAGTTTGCAAACAATCAGCCAAAGACACACTAATAAGAAATGACAGATCTGAGTCGTGAAATAAGCCTCTTGCTAGTGCAAGATAGACTGACAATGATTACAACATTTTCTTCGACCCTGTCATACAGGGAACTTCATTGCAACATGtctcttttatgttttatgCTCACCTCAGAAGCATATCAGTAATGACAGTGACAAATGAATTATCTTAACACATTAACATGCCCATACAAGACTTTCAAACCAGAAAATGTAGTTAAAGAGGGTATAATATAAACAAACAATTTATTCCCCCCTTTCAAGTTATGGATTGGGTATGCATCTAGAAACAAACTACCATATTGTCATTTGTCAATGCATTACAAACAGGaaacataataataaatgtaaaaaagaaAGTGTTTAAGCAGTAAAAAGTTAGGGCCAACCACAAACCTCAAACTCCTTCGCTTTTTTCATAATCTCTTTGTAGGCATTTGGTTCTCGAACTTTAATGATACTCCACAATACACCACCCCCTGTCCGGTATCGCTTACCATCAGCAGTCATCTGGCCTCCACAAGACTGTATTGCATCCACCTGTGactttaacaattaattatacaaGTTTGTGACGTATCAAATCGGACAACTTAAAAAAGAACACCAAACATAATTAAACCAAAATACAAGTCCATTTATTGTGAGAATCAGATCACTAAAGTCTTAACTTTGCACCATCAAGTGTACCTTTAGCTTTTTACTTagcaatatattttaattagaaGCCAGAAAAGAATGTTCGTTGCGATAGATAATAAtcagaataataataatatgatatatttagaGAGATCCAATTTTGGTTGACTTTTTCGGTTTATGAGAGCAAACTGAAGAGAACAAACATCTacacaataattaaataatgaacTTGTTCATCAGCCAGGAACATCAAACAAAGTTCATCAAAAAGAGGATTGGAAAGAGCAAACCAGCTTCTGATAAAAATCTGCCAGGTTGGGTACAAAATTGAACACCTCAGAAACTATGAATGGTTGTATGGTGCTCTAGGGAGTAATAGATAAGCATAATCAGTTTAAGGCTGGTTCAAATCAAGTAGAATCTGAACTCTCACCTTTTTCTTATAACAGGTGAGTAAATTATGTCTTCTCTCACAAAAGCCACATCGCCATCAAGAAAGggaaattataaaaagaaaatcacaAAAAGAACAATTTATTTCAATACAATGAGATGCACATTTGACTGGGAGATGAAGAGAGAGGTTAGAGAGTCAGTGACAAGCTAAGATTAGACAATCCGCAAAGTATCTGATGAAATAATAGGGATTTAGATGCAGAAGGAAAGGAGAAAACAAACTGTGTACTTCTATATTGATATTGATGTGAAGGATGTGTTATCAATATAATcctattattaaaataacacGAAGAACTCAGAATTATGAAATCCGTGTAAGAAGGAGAACAGACGAGTACTGGGAAGTAAGGCAAGATGCATAGTAATGGAAACTCGCACATTTGAATGTCAGACTATCTCGGGCAACTTTTGACAAAGCAAAATCAAGAGGATTGGGGTGTAGACAATGTTAGTAGATAAATTTCttcaattatttgtttcatATCAATCAAGTTTTCAGCTATATATCATCAAATATTATCCAAGTAATATAATGCACTGATAATTATGTGGTTCCTTTTCTTTTGATAAAACTGCCCTGGCTGCTTTTAAATTGTTTCTGACATCCTAGATGGCTATGATATTTCATACAAAACTGTATGAGTTGTTTTAAATTGCATTCTATAACTGCACTTTCAGCCACAATATTTGTGGTTTAGAAGATATCTACAATCACATCGAGATTGTATTTGTCCACAATTTTACACGATTTGGACAACCGTAAAGCAACACTATCGCACTGCAATTTAGACCATGCTCTCAagataaaaaaatcaacatttcAGGGAATGACGGTGTTTCAATACCTCTTTGACGAGATCGCTCAACGCAGAAACCCCAAGGCAACCTACAGCTGTGTATACCATGTATGACTTTTTCTCTTTCAGACGCCTACATGTCTCTATCACAAACCTGAAAAGGGCACATAATTCACTATAAATTCATTCATGTATTTACTTATGTTATGTCAATAGGGAAAAATCAGTGAGCAATGCTCCAATTAATGATTAAATGAAATGgaacaaaaaattcaaagcccttaaataatcaataacttCACAGCAGAATTCCATATTAACCTGAGCAAGAATGATAATTAAGTTCATTTATCCATCACATGTGCGAACAATGAAGCACCGACACTTCAAAACGTTATGTGTTTTCAGTCGAACACTTCAGATACTCCATACAACATTTTATCCGGTAGTTGGAGTTGGATAATCTACTAGGGTTTCTACATCTTATATCCTAGGAAAGAAGATCAAGCTGGCACTTGCGAACAACTCAATGCAGTATGTCCCTT
The genomic region above belongs to Cicer arietinum cultivar CDC Frontier isolate Library 1 chromosome 4, Cicar.CDCFrontier_v2.0, whole genome shotgun sequence and contains:
- the LOC101513604 gene encoding uncharacterized protein, coding for MEGDENILEAIYEEDDDDNNLDDDVEMLDIEEGELIEHHQSQQNGVVAQENNNINNETDINNQKPKPLSKNRRRKNKRKRKTSGSDSININRFVIETCRRLKEKKSYMVYTAVGCLGVSALSDLVKEVDAIQSCGGQMTADGKRYRTGGGVLWSIIKVREPNAYKEIMKKAKEFEKQFRQPYIKPPPMQKMEDSSQGVPCTFSSVHQDNDSENPSCASKIDDQHEPSVSQEKRIPVRDRLRIPVSYDDDLLGASVDNDATLP